In Amycolatopsis jiangsuensis, the following proteins share a genomic window:
- a CDS encoding sensor histidine kinase, whose translation MIDHREVLRRWRGLDVVVRDLPLGLAMLIATFLPFFDSHGTQVGSLPQRPYDVLAGIVVVLECLPLAVRRRWPQIALPLVCAGFAIDQLRGYHTLAGTALAIMLLSAGAHLEWRRRLTGILLTVVYVPFAIVLYRLGAGGEPVIEFVTFYLVTIFAWALGSWLRSTRALEAERRRRVAEDTRTAERSRIARELHDVVTHHVTAMVVQTEAARYLTAAPERLDQTLAAVTDTGRRAITDLRHLLELLNPDHGTEVPTSSPGKLRTLVEQTRQAGQPVEFTEEGTPAESSGSADLVAYRVVQEALTNALKYAHGSRTAVAVRHCEREITVQISTDSSGTHAASPGGSGRGLTGLRERVTVLGGDFSAGRAGGGGFVVRARIPTGSRG comes from the coding sequence CATCGGGAGGTGCTGCGAAGGTGGCGCGGGCTGGACGTCGTGGTCCGGGACCTCCCGCTCGGGCTGGCCATGCTGATCGCGACGTTCCTGCCGTTCTTCGACAGTCACGGCACACAGGTCGGCAGCCTTCCGCAGCGTCCGTACGACGTACTGGCCGGAATCGTGGTCGTGCTCGAATGCCTGCCGCTCGCGGTGCGCCGCCGGTGGCCGCAGATCGCCCTCCCGCTGGTCTGCGCCGGTTTTGCGATCGACCAGCTGCGCGGTTACCACACCCTGGCCGGTACCGCGCTGGCCATCATGCTGCTGAGTGCGGGGGCGCATCTGGAGTGGCGCCGCCGGCTCACCGGGATCCTGCTGACCGTGGTGTACGTGCCGTTCGCGATCGTGCTCTACCGGCTCGGAGCCGGTGGCGAGCCGGTGATCGAGTTCGTGACGTTCTACCTGGTGACGATCTTCGCGTGGGCACTCGGTTCGTGGCTGCGCTCCACCCGGGCGCTGGAGGCCGAACGGCGTCGCCGGGTCGCCGAGGACACCCGCACCGCCGAACGCAGCCGGATCGCCCGCGAACTGCACGACGTGGTGACCCACCACGTGACGGCGATGGTCGTGCAGACCGAGGCGGCACGGTATCTGACCGCCGCACCGGAACGGCTGGACCAGACGCTGGCCGCGGTCACCGACACCGGGCGGCGGGCCATCACGGATCTGCGGCATCTGCTCGAGCTGCTCAACCCCGACCACGGCACCGAGGTCCCCACCTCCTCGCCCGGTAAGCTCCGCACGCTCGTGGAGCAGACCCGTCAGGCCGGTCAGCCGGTGGAGTTCACTGAGGAGGGCACGCCGGCGGAATCGAGTGGCAGCGCCGATCTCGTGGCCTATCGGGTCGTGCAGGAAGCTTTGACGAACGCCCTCAAGTACGCGCACGGCAGCCGTACCGCGGTCGCGGTACGGCACTGCGAAAGGGAGATCACCGTGCAGATCAGCACGGACAGTTCCGGAACGCATGCCGCGTCCCCCGGCGGTAGCGGACGCGGTCTCACCGGACTGCGGGAACGGGTCACCGTGCTGGGCGGCGATTTCAGCGCGGGCCGGGCCGGTGGCGGCGGGTTCGTGGTGCGGGCGCGGATTCCGACCGGGAGCCGCGGGTGA